The DNA window CCGCAACCTGTCAGACAGCCTTGCTGCCGACATCCGACCGCGCTGCCGTGGGCGGCGTGGCGTTATGATCGATCGACTTCACGGGCTCGGGCTTCTCCGCAGTCGTCTCATCGTCCTGCATGCCTTTCTTGAAGGCCTTGATGCCCTGCGCGACGTCCCCCATCAGGTCAGAAATCTTGCCGCGACCGAACAACAGCAGGACGACTGCGATCACGACGATCCAGTGCCAAATGCTAAGTGAACCCATCCTGCAACCCTCCACACGGCCGGCGACCCAGCCTATTCCTAGGCGGAAAGTAGGCTCCGGAGGTGTCAAAAACAAGGACTTAAGCCGCGTCAAATCGCTGTTAGCGCGACGCATTGCCGCTAGCGTTAACTCGCGTCGCCGCTTGCGCCAAATCAGCTCTCGCCGCCGCTCTCCGGCTCCACCGCAGGCGCCAGCGCGAGTTCCAGATCGCCGATCTCCAGCGGATCCTCGTCATCGCGCAAGGTCGGGTCATCCGATGGCGCCGGAACGCTGAATCCCGAGGGCAGCCGCGAATCCAGCAGGCCCGTGCCCTTCAGTTCCTCAAGGCCTGGCAGATCGCCAAGCGCCTCCAGGCTGAACTGCGACAGGAAGGCTTCGGTGGTTCCGAAGGTCAGCGGACGACCAGGCGTCTTGCGGCGGCCGCGCGGACGAATCCAGCCGGTTTCCAGCAGCACATCCAGCGTCCCCTTGGAGGTAATGACGCCGCGGATTTCCTCGATCTCGGCACGGGTGACCGGCTGGTGATAGGCGATGATGGCAAGCATTTCGATCGCCGCGCGCGACAGCCGCCGCGTCTCGGTGCTTTCCCGGGTCATCAGCCAGGACAGATCGCCCGCGGTGCGGAAGGTCCATTTGTTGGCGACACGAACCAGATTGACGCCGCGCAAGGCGTAATCGGCCTGCAATTGCGCCAGCGCCACCTTGATATCGACGCCATCGGGCATCCGCTTTGCAAGCGTGGCCTGATCGAGCGGCTCGGTGGAGGCGAACAGCAGCGCTTCCAATAGCCGCAATTCCTCGGGCCGCGCTTGCGGATCCACAGAACGCTCCTCGGCATCGGCTATGCGTTTTTCCGCCAGGCTTGCCATGGCTCGTCTCCTTCTTCCACTTACTCGGCCGGCAGATCCGGCGCGTTCATCGCGTCGGATACTGGTTGCGGCGGACGCTTTCGAAAATACAGCGGCGCGAACGCCTCTTTCTGGTGCAATTCAACCTCGCCTTCCCTGACCAACTCCAGGGCTGCTGCAAAGCTGGACGCAAAAACGGTGGCCTTTTGCGACGGGTCGACGACGTAGTTGAGAAGGTATTCGTCGAGTCGGCTCCAGTCCTCGGCCATTCCGACCAGCCGCTCCAGCGAGGCCCTCGCCTCGCTCAGCGACCAGACGGTGCGTTTCGCCAGATGGACGGTTGCTAGCACCCGCTGCTGGCGTTGTGCGGCATAGGCGCTAAGCAGGTCGAACAGGGTCGCGGTAAATCTGGGATGCCTGATTTCGGCAATGCTTTCAGGATTGCCGCGCGGGAAAATGTCGCGCTGCAATTGCGGGCGGTTCATCAGCCGGTTCGACGCTTCGCGAATGGCCTCAAGCCGGCGCAGCCGGTTGGCCAGCGCGGTCGCCATCTCCTCGGCGCTGGGTCCGTCCGCGGTGGCGGGTTCCGGCAACAGCAGCCGCGATTTTAGAAACGCCAGCCATGCCGCCAT is part of the Bradyrhizobium erythrophlei genome and encodes:
- a CDS encoding segregation and condensation protein A, with protein sequence MTAEILSFETGRPAELAEGEPSLVVDVEGYEGPLDLLLALARQQKVDLAKISILALADQYLVFIEAARKIRLELAADYLVMAAWLAFLKSRLLLPEPATADGPSAEEMATALANRLRRLEAIREASNRLMNRPQLQRDIFPRGNPESIAEIRHPRFTATLFDLLSAYAAQRQQRVLATVHLAKRTVWSLSEARASLERLVGMAEDWSRLDEYLLNYVVDPSQKATVFASSFAAALELVREGEVELHQKEAFAPLYFRKRPPQPVSDAMNAPDLPAE
- a CDS encoding twin-arginine translocase TatA/TatE family subunit → MGSLSIWHWIVVIAVVLLLFGRGKISDLMGDVAQGIKAFKKGMQDDETTAEKPEPVKSIDHNATPPTAARSDVGSKAV
- the scpB gene encoding SMC-Scp complex subunit ScpB — translated: MASLAEKRIADAEERSVDPQARPEELRLLEALLFASTEPLDQATLAKRMPDGVDIKVALAQLQADYALRGVNLVRVANKWTFRTAGDLSWLMTRESTETRRLSRAAIEMLAIIAYHQPVTRAEIEEIRGVITSKGTLDVLLETGWIRPRGRRKTPGRPLTFGTTEAFLSQFSLEALGDLPGLEELKGTGLLDSRLPSGFSVPAPSDDPTLRDDEDPLEIGDLELALAPAVEPESGGES